The sequence GTACTTATCGTTCACCCGGGGAGAATCTTTAGAGCAGCGCTTTAAGAAATCGTGAACAACAAAGAGAGGTTGCCCGAACACATCGGACAACCACCTGTAATTACAAAGCTTTAATGGCGCTATTTTTTTACGAGCAGAAGCGAGAAATAAGGCGGCCGTTCTGGACAATCAGCCAGCCCCCGAACAATGGCTTGGCCTTCAAGGCCACATTGGCTGACGAGAACGGCGTTTTCAGAAAGCCCCATGGCGCTAAGCATTTCCCGAAGCGCGGGGAAACTTCGATAGGCCTTCAGTATTACCGCGCTGTCGCAGGCCTCAAGAGCCTGGCGTAAGCGTTCTGGTTCATCCACGCCAGAGAGAATGGCCAGGTTCTGACCGGACTCGGCGAGCCCGAATCCGGCGGCTGCGGCAGCCGCATGGATGGAACTCACTCCGGGAACTATCTCCACCGCCAAATCCGGAAGAAGATTTTGCATGGTTCGCCAAAGATAGAGAAAGGTTGAGTAGGTCATGGGGTCGCCCAAGGTGATGAAGGCCGCGTCCTCCCCCTTGGAGAGGTGATCGATAACCAGAAGGGCGTTGGTCCGCCATGCCTCTTCCAGGACAACCGGGTTCCTGGTCATTGGAAAACCCAGCCGGATCACTGGCGTATCCGGGCGCATGTGGGGAGCCGCTATGGACAGAGACAGGGAATGATCATTCTTCGTTGAGGCGGCCGCAAAGACCACTCCTACATGGTTCAAAACTTTTACAGCCTTCAAAGTGAGCAACTCCGGGTCTCCCGGCCCAACCCCCACCGCATAGAGCGTGCCGCGTTCCATCAATTGCCCCCGGCCATTGCAAACATCTCTGGGTACAGAATCGCCGCCACCTGGTGTATCCCCTCCAACAGCCTCGGCGTTGGACGGCTGACCAGGGCTTCATCAACAAGATACACGCGCCCCTCACGTACCGCCTTCAGGCTCTTGAGACCCGGCGTGCCCTGTATCTCCTCGACGCTTACCGGGTTCATGGGCCCTTTCTGAGCCAAATACACATCCACGGAATCTCCGAGGGCGATAATCCGCTCCAGGCCGTAATGAGCCACATTGAATTCCTGCACAGGGTCCGCATCCGGAGCAGCGTTGATCCCTCCCCCCGATTTGAGAACGAAGGCCGCCATGGAATTCGGACTCACCGTCTTCATTTGGCGGTGGATTGCTTCAAAAAACACACGCTTGCGGGACTCGGGAGGGATGGCATCCACCCTCCGGGCAAACTCCGCAAGCCCCTGGAGAAACCGGGCCACCATGGCGCCCGCCCCGTCTTCGCGGCCGGTGAAGCGGCCCAGGGAAAGCCAATAGGGTTCGATCTCCTCGGAGGTACTCGGAAGTATACAGGCCACGGTGATTCCCATACTCTCGAGCTGCTGAAGAAGGGCCGGATGCGTGGACCGGTGCATGGGCCTGGCCAGAACAAGATCCGGCTTCAAGGCCACAATGGCCTCCGCTCCATCGCGGGCGCTCACCACCGGGAGAGAACCCATCGGTTCACTGACCCCAACGAGAACATCACCCGCCCCCATGGCCACGAGATTCTCTGCATGGGCCGGATAGAGGCTTACCACGCGCCTATAGGTGCGCTCCCCAGCCCAGGTGGACCAAGGAAATATCAGCAACACAACAAGTATGCACAC is a genomic window of Desulfovibrio sp. containing:
- the cobI gene encoding precorrin-2 C(20)-methyltransferase; the encoded protein is MERGTLYAVGVGPGDPELLTLKAVKVLNHVGVVFAAASTKNDHSLSLSIAAPHMRPDTPVIRLGFPMTRNPVVLEEAWRTNALLVIDHLSKGEDAAFITLGDPMTYSTFLYLWRTMQNLLPDLAVEIVPGVSSIHAAAAAAGFGLAESGQNLAILSGVDEPERLRQALEACDSAVILKAYRSFPALREMLSAMGLSENAVLVSQCGLEGQAIVRGLADCPERPPYFSLLLVKK
- a CDS encoding ABC transporter substrate-binding protein, yielding MRLRMVCILVVLLIFPWSTWAGERTYRRVVSLYPAHAENLVAMGAGDVLVGVSEPMGSLPVVSARDGAEAIVALKPDLVLARPMHRSTHPALLQQLESMGITVACILPSTSEEIEPYWLSLGRFTGREDGAGAMVARFLQGLAEFARRVDAIPPESRKRVFFEAIHRQMKTVSPNSMAAFVLKSGGGINAAPDADPVQEFNVAHYGLERIIALGDSVDVYLAQKGPMNPVSVEEIQGTPGLKSLKAVREGRVYLVDEALVSRPTPRLLEGIHQVAAILYPEMFAMAGGN